Genomic segment of Panicum virgatum strain AP13 chromosome 9N, P.virgatum_v5, whole genome shotgun sequence:
TTGCACCGGAGGCACCACCGGCCGACGCACACCTTGGACGTGTACGCCGCCCCGCACTCGGGACACTTGGCCGGGCACTGGAACACCTGGCGCCCCGGCACGGCGGTAGGCTCCTTCCTCGCCGGGGGCTTCTTCTGCCACGGCGGGCTCAGCCACTCCGGACAGCGGGCGCACTTCATGCCGGCCTGCTGCTCTAGCCGCCCGATCTTGGCGGCGTACTCGTTCTTGCAGGACGGGCAGTAGATGAGCATGGGCTCGCGCGGCCCGAAGTACATCGGCTGCATCATCGGCCGgggtggcgccggcgcggcggcgcggcggcacgaGGCACCGGAGGCGGGCTCGGGTCCCGGCCGGAGGCGACCGAGGAGAGGACTTCCTCGCACGCCCGGCGCACCAGCTTGAAGgccccctcggcggcggcgcagcgggccTTGTCCGGGTGGACGAGCAGGGACAGCCGCCGGTACTGCTTCTTGATGGCGTcctgcgtggcggcggcgccggcggggatgcCGAGGATCGCGCGCCAGCTgcgccccgcggcggcgtggaccTCGTACGCGGCGACCGCGTTGGCGACGCCGGGGAGTGACGGGCAGAGCCGCTTGGCTTTGCTGGCCTCGTGGAGCGCGCCGGGGATGTCGCCGGTGAGGAAGAGCTCCTCCGCGTACCGGCAGGCCTTCTCGGCTTTCTCTCTCTTGCACGTCGCCATTGTGCCTGTCTCGGATGTTCCTGTTGTTTGGTGGGAGAGACAGACGGATATATATAGCTGTCGCCCGCCTCCAAGTCGGAGTCGAAGTCCGAATCGGAGTCAGTGCTGAAATCCCATCTACCCGGAATGGGAGTCGCGTCGCCCTAATAGCCCTTTCTTTCCCACGTGACATCGATCCAGTCCCCTCGGCGGCGCTGATGGCGACGGCGGTTACCTGCCAGTATTTGCAACTCTGAAAAACTGTGTGAGCACGTCTTGTTTCCTTGAGCGTGTTCTTGTTTCTCTGTAATACACTTTCTTTGCAAGACTGTTTCTGTTTCTCCTTCTTATATGATCTAGCAGtgctttattttaaaaaaactgTGTGAGGCCTGTGTACAATACAAAAGCTTTGTTCGTTCTGTGTAAACATTGGCTTTGTGCTTATGATGCCTTGAAACATTTGCTTTGTGCCTGTTGCAAATTAGCTTAATCGTCAGTTTCGGTCTAGTGTCCGAGTTCAACGGCTGCAATCCTGTCTTGATTCTCCTCTCCCCTTTATAAACGAGTCGTTTCTTACTTAGTATCTCACAGCTAGGCGCAGGCGGCCGCAACCGGTTGAGGAAGTACTGGGTTGCGCGCAAAGTTTCTGAGTGTCTCGTTTCAGGTTTGCCCTCCCGGTTGATAGCTCATCTGTTTCAAGTTCAACACCGATGTTTTATTATGTTTTTGGCACGATTATGACAACCAAACAAGTATACTGCTCAAGCCAAGCTCCTGGGTTAACATGTGAGTTAAAATCGTTTCTGGATGCATCAAGACTCATGGCTAAAGAAGCAGAAGATCACAGTAATAACCAACTTACAACCATGGCACCAAACATTGTCACGACTTACACATCcttccctgttttttttttctctaagaAAACAAACGAACAAATTAGTTGCAAGTAGCAGCAATGCATTGGTGCAAAATCGCAAACCTTCCCTGGCTCACAAAAGTTTTCGCCCAGAGCCAGAGCTTGGAAACATGGAGTCTTCGTCGTTCGTCCAAATCGGCGCCATACCTGCAAGACACACATGTACACTCCCTTTTACTTACGATGATGATGTGACGAAGAAGAAGCAGCTTCAGAAAGCGGCGGCCGGCTCGCggctgagcaggcttggcaccCAAGCTTACACATGCCGTGTCCGTGTGCACGGCGTGGGGCACGTGAACTCCCCGGCGTTGCGTTGCCGCCGCACCTCCCCgcaaggcggtggcgggggcTCAGCGCCCGTGCCCGGGGttgccctgctccgccgcggcgggctGAAGCGAGAGCCACACGAGTGGCACCTCTCGCCGGACTTGCCGTGGCTGGCGCCTTCCGCGGCGGACTCCGAGTCGCAGTGCCCGCAGTAGATGGTCCCGTTGGCGCGCGCGTACGCCGCCCGCCACGCCTTTAAGTCGAACGTCGACCCGTcgggctcgggcggcggcgtgaagccGAACGACGGCCAgtccggcggtggtggtcggCTCCCGGGACAGCCCGTCTTCGCCCGGGAAGGGGGagtccgtggcggcggcgcgtagTACGTCCGCCGCGGCTGCGCTCTCGACGgcttggaggcggaggcgggacCCGGAGGGTGGCGGGCCGAGAGCGCCTCCCACGCCTGCTGGAGCAGCTTGAACGCGCCGTCGGCGGCCGCCGAGCGGTTCTTGTCGGGGTGGAGGACGAGGCAGAGACGCTTGTACTGCTTCTTGATGTCCTCGTGCGTGGCGTCCGACGGCAGACCGAGCACCGCGTACCAGTTCCTTcctccgcgcgcggcggcggccaccgcggcgTGGACCTcgtacgcggcggcggcgttctggagGGCAGGTAGCGAAGCGAAGAGCCTTTTGGCGTTCTGGGCCGACCGGAGCGCACCGGCGAGATCGCCGGCAACAAAATGCTCCTCGGCGAATCTGTAGACtttctccgcctcctccatgaCGTTCGCAATGGGAGCCGGACCCGGCGATCCAAGGGGGTCTCAGCGTCGACGAGACATGTACTAGGCAAAAGGCTAACCAAATCCGATTCCACCTGACACGAGTTACCGCCAAGGAGGGCCAGCCGAGTTACCGCCTCCGAACAGTACGACCGACTGCTGCAATCTCTCTCCGTGTTCTTCCTCGGAACAAAGACGATACGCGCAACATTCAGCAAGGAAAAagtcctcccccccccccccccccccccccaaaaaaaaaatcaggcaTTGCTTCGCATCGTATTCAGTTACTCAGCCAAGGTATTTTTATCCAGCAATCTATTAGCATATACAGTCATACATATATAACAGCATGGTTATCCTCTTAATTCCCAGTGCATAACAGTTAGCTTAGGATATTTTTACCCTCGCATTTTACTGAAACATggatatggtaaaaaaatatctgcagaaaatgatcccgTGAAAACAGCTTATTAGGATCAGCTTATTACTGTTAGCCTTGGGCGCTCCCACCACCTCGTTTCTTCATTGTAGTTCTCCAACAGGCGCTTCATTGAGCCACAAGAAGTGGATGAAGTCGTACAGTTTAGCACTCACGCTTACCTGTTCAAGCACACGAGTAAAGAGTGAAATGTAAGTTTGATCAGATTGTCAAGTTTGTGGCACCAATAATATCCAGGTCAGGAGTTCCAAGGACCTTGTAAGGAGTTGGGTTCAGCCTCCTCATATGGTCTGGCCTCATTCGGTCCAAATGCTGAATGCACCGAGTCCTAATCTCGTGGAGGGATGGAAGCTCCTCCCGTGAATTAGCTTCACCAATGACATAACAGCAAATTTTGACATTAGTGACTCCCAGCTTAAATAAGTAATAAGTTGTAAACTGAACCAAACGACACATATTTAGCTGATGCAAGCAAATATTCCCTACTGCTCTTGCAATGCAATGTTATGATAGCAGTGCACTATGCCTATTCTACATTTAGTTGTGGTGATTACCATGACAAGTGGCAATAACAAAGAGTTTATTTTAGGTAATACCAGTACTAGCACCATATTTTTTCCCCCAACACTGTATAAGCAGCTATATCACCAAAATGTTGACTAGGGTGGTAGTATGGCATTGCAATTTTTAATTGTTTCTTCTCAACTGAAATTAGcaaatacattttttttttgaaagctaaTAGCCTAATACAGCGGGGGAAGCCCCCGCTGCGGAAAAAAGGCAAAAACTGTACAGAGGACCATAATACAGAGAGCGCCAAAGCGCTACAGGAGGAGGAACATAGCAGAACGAGCTACCTAGGGAGCTCTGAGAGAGCTAGAAGAAAACCAACTAGATTTGAACACTATCTACCCAACTAAGAAATTCCTATTTTTTTGCATTCCTTGATTCTTTGAGCTTGAAGTCTTAATTCTTCTATAAATTTTGATGTCCAGTCTCGAATTGTTGGCAAATGCATTCACTCATAGTTTTAGCCACTCTGCCATTATTACTTCCAGTATCTAAGCGTCACTCATAGTTTTAGCTGTAGTCTTAAATGCATCACTTTATATGAATATGTTTCATGAAAGGCAACTGGCACGGTACATGAAGGATTGAAACATTATGCATTTATGCAGAAGTTACTCAGGTGGGCGTTCATACATGAATTTCCAGGCCAGTAGCACTTCAGTAATTCCTCAACATGCTGTGGAACAACATATGCTCTCTTTGATTCATTAAAAGGGTGACGACACAGCAGCCTTTCGCCAATCTATAAAAGAACGAGAAATGACAGCCCACCAGCTGTTTCAGATTTCATAAAACAATAATTATGGCATACACATCAGAACCCAAAGAACAAATTGTATGTGCTAGGTAGCCTAAAGTTTCGAAGTGAAACGTTCTTTTATGCAAGATCACTGCTTATAAGTATTACCATGGATATTGTTTACCTTTGGACTTGGCTCATCTTCACCAGTCATTATATCAACCAATGGATATCCTTCTTTGCCATACAATCTGTAGCATTTTTTCTTACATGGTATCGATACCTGGAGCAGACAACTAAAGTTTCAGTTTTTTTGGATGCATCAAAGACAACCAAACTTGTTTCTGCTATGAATAATGGCATACATACCTTTGTGACATCTTCAGAGAGTTTAATGCGAGGCTGTTTGTTAATCTCAACTAATTTGAATACACAACCAAGTGCAGCTTGTGCATAGCATGTAACAAGGTAGGTGCCAATACCAAATGCATCTACCTCGTGTCCCTACACAAAAATGCCAATAATCATGTATAGATTTTCGTGATAAATGTAATTAGTGTGAGCACACACATGTTTATCACAGCCTTATACATTTGAGCCTGCTTATTGCATATTGTGTTAAATGTATAAGGCTTAATTAGTGTGAGCACACACGTCTATCACAGCGTATTGTGTTGGATTCATCATAACTAAGAATTAAGCAGAGAAGGGTTTCCAAGAGCAGGTTTAGTGCCACCAGTAATCCAGATGATAACATGCATTTAGCATAAATAAATAATTCCTTTTCCCAGTTAGTGGCAGGACTATGCTGTTCCACAATGTATTAGATATGTGCTAGTTAGTAGCCATAATTAAAGCTATGACCACATATTATTTAGTTAATGATACCTGACCATTGGATCACACATATCATTAGCACAAACTTACAAAATTTTCAAGTCCATTAAAGGAGAGAAATATACATACCACGACATTAACATTACCAACCGTTCTGAATGGGTACTACGTAGATTACCTGCTTGTTTAGAGCATCTATAGTTTCTTCATTAAGATCATTGCTTGCTGTAATACTCATTTTTCCAAAGCCAACAACCCCAAAATCTTCTTCAATTGCATGGAAGAACTTGCGAATCTCAACAGATAGGTATGCTAAATCACCTGAGTCTAACCTAATTCCGACCGCCTTATACCTGCAATGAAAACTTCTGTAAATGCCAATGGCGACAATGCTTATCAATAAAACTTGCTTTGCATACTTTAAAAGAACTAACAGATCCAAATGTCAAGTAAAATATCTGGAGAACTAAAGGATCTATGAAGTATCTGTGACTTAATGCTTCTGCTGCTTCTTTTCTTAAAATATGATAGCAACTAGCAAGCCATTTCTAGACAAATTTTCAAGtcgagtattttttttattgaatAAACTTATCAAGAATAATAAACAATTCTTAAAATATTTGTTGTTCAAATATCAAAGCAACCAATAATCACATGCAAACAGTAACAGAAAATAATGGGCTTGGAGCAGCAAATTTCTAAAGCAAAGAACCAAGATCAAGTACTGGTGTTGGCAGGGGTAAACTTTTTTTTACCACTAATTAAATTTTGTTTCACCATCTAATCATGAAAAAAGGAAGGGGAGCCTTGGCGCAGTGGTAAAGCTGCTGCCTTGTGACCATGAGGTCACGGGTTCAAGTCCTAGTACCAGCCTCTTGCAGAAATGCAGGGAAAGGCTGCGTACAAAAAAGACCCTAGTGGTCGGACCCTTCCCCGGACCCTGCGCAAGCAGGAGCTACATACACCGGGCTGCCCTTATCTAATCATGAAAAAAAATGTTAGTTCTTTGGGCTGTGCACCACGGTCGATTTGACCGTAGCTTCGCGCCCTGGGTGTTGGTGCTTATGCCCAAAAATGCTTGTTAGGGCGAAAGTTTTGATTATTCTCTGTTACATATAACAACAGTGGTTCCTAAATATTCATGGCATCAGTTCTAGGTAAGTTAGGCAACAACGAACCTCGAAACTGTGTTTATCTGAGTACAATGGAAGGAATGCTAAAAAGATGGAGACATGCACAAAGTGAGAAAAAGTCCCTTCTATTTTTGTGATATTCTTCAGCTACATGTTTCAGTATAACAGAAGCAAGTTGGGAAAATAAAAGCCAAGTATTAAGGAGGAGCTTAGACAAAATTACCCCATATCATTGAGGGCTAAAGCAACAGCACAGAAGTTGGGCACTCCACTTCTCATGACCTAGCAGTGGCATGTACTTAGATATCAGCAGTGCTCGGATAGAACATTAGTTGAGGTGTTAATTATATCAAGGTCTTCCCTAAACATTCACTATCTCTAGCAAGCTGAAGTTGGCATAAATAATCACAACACTAGCAGATCTTAAATTCTTAATAGATGCAGGTTAGATGCCCATAATATATCCAGTAGAAAATAAGAAGCAAATGAGAATGACATGAAGATTTTGGTTGCACGAAATCAAGCTCCTAGTCTCCTACAACTTGAACTTGGGTGCCTATTTCTTATTATTAACAACTCCACGTAGTCCGTCCTAGGTTGGtcacattttttttccttgcaaGAAAGCATTATGGTGCCCACAATGTTTATCCAGCCAAGGGGAAAAACATTAACagaataaagattttttttagcaTGCCACGGAAAACATAAAGATAAAATCGCTGACAAAGATCAACTTACATCATATGTGTCAACCAAGGCCAGGAAGGAATTTGGGAATGCCAATGCATATGACGTGAATGCAGCCAACTCACTTTGACTTGTTTCTCCAAAGGTACCACGCAATGAACTAGAATCCTGATAATAACGTAATTATAGATCTTGACCAGTGAATAGTTGGAAACAAGTTGTAAATAGAAGCACTGTAACTTCAGAATACAGGGGGGAATCGAAACTTGCAAGAACAAAAagaatatacatgaaatatatatttcagcATGCTTTTGCAAAGATGAGTAGGTATTGATTAATACGTAACACGAGGAATACCTGAATCCTGATCAGCCAGTTCTGCACCAGAGAAACGAAATCTTCACATCTGTTTGAACTATCAGAACTAGCAAGTGCTTTGTCAGTGATTTCATGAAGACCCTGCAGAAGGATACTACATTTGAGCAGAAATCCACTCGGAATAAATAGAGTAGCTTTACTTTCTCATCCGCAACAAAAGATTCAACCATATAGTTGCAAAGTACATAACATAATATCTCACTGCCCACTGCCCAGTGCAAAGCATTTGACCCCTGACTGCACCTTCTACATTTAACTCATGGGCAAGTTTCAAAATTTCCAACCCTGACAGCTCTTGGTTGGGTGAATATTATGCATGCTAGACTTATGTACGGGGAAAATGTGATGCTATTAATGCCAAGTCAGATACTTCAGCccacattattttttatttgaatagaaGGGGGTGGTACCTGACAAATTGTCTGGGTTGTTGAATGAAATATATTTATCtaggtttttttttctcgaatatgcaggagagctgcatatcATTGCATTACAAAGAGGAAAAAGGCCAAAATAGCCAAGTTACCCACACCACTACGCACCCAAGACAGCCACCGCCCCAGCCCCTGGGGGGTTCACAGGTTGAAAATTACAGACGCGCTGATAAACAGAACCATTACCATCATGACCCACTAGGCTGTTGCTGTATAAGACTCTTAGTCAGGGAGCGCGACCGCGACCACTGCACTCAGCCCTTTTGCACCTGCAAGGCTGCAAGCATCCAAAGTACCTAACAGGCCAACTAGGAAACTTTGACCCAGTATGCAAACTACCTAACAGGCTCGCCATTTCTCAAGCTCTGAAATGGTAGGTTAATCCTGGAATTATGCAAACGGACATAGAGGACCCATGGCATGCTTGGACTATCTGAATTGGATAAACAAAATCTGTACATTACTAAAGAAGCATCAGATCTAACTACAGAGGGCAGAATAATCAGAACAGGAATAATGCTTCAATGTTTCTAATATTTATAAACGGCATCAGAAAACACCACTGACCATGAAGGAGCTCACAAATGCATGTGAATGAGTCCCGCGTATTGGTATACCAAACAATCTTCCTGCTGCAACATTGCTGTTCAGGTAGATGTCGGATTattatgatgatgatgacaacagCCCATCCTTCCAAGTAAGTTTGTTAAATATGTTTCTAGCATTGTAAGATCAAGTATACCGACTGCGGTAGAATATCTATCACCTCATCATGATCTAAAATATAtatgtcgggtgccacaattagggacaccctaattggggtactaagaccactttcgaaaacacaaacacatgttaaggcaactgggcccacgaaggtcCCCGGCCTCCTTCtaaatccggaagaaaggaaaggactcaaagaaacccagcatgtggcccattcgcacccctctcaggcTCACcaaacaatctccgcctcgctcgagggtagcggatctaccctcgagcgggtcactcatctccgcctcgctcgagggctccccccgggaccctcgaccgcgcaaacacatctccgcctcgctcgaggacagcggacctgccctcaagcgggtggccaatctccgcctcgctcgaggccgtctctcggcacaagggacaaacggccccgccgcccaaccgaccgccgtacgaaggcatttaaggccagccactccgccacggctcaaaggacgggcggcatcagactgccactcccgcagtggatgtgaccggcgtcccgtccactgaccccggtcaccgctctgccaccccagtCGCTGTAGCAGCGCTGTGGGCATTCAACGCAGCACAAGAcgagttggcgccgcccccgttactgttctgccgacacccaCCACTCGGACTCACTTCCCGCTGGGGAAGGAGTCCAATGATATCACATATCCTTCCAAGAAGGGCACTCAGCACGTACGGGTGGGACCCCAGACCTCCCCCTCGTGGGATCCGGGACTTCCACAcgctcccggaccttctagtgtgcacgcccgcactccgaccggggggtccgggaccgtccctcgccattactaccgccgggacactgcaggacggccgccgccatctccacgggaccaaggacgaaatccaggatgACAGCGacgtgcgccgccttcccacagtacacttcctacagtgttcgaccactgtacccacgattcaggggaaaacgacgacttccgcgcccctacactcatgtacaccgcccctccttacaactataaaaggagagggtgggcttccttttgcGGGGGCTGATCCGATCTCTCCGATCCAAGGTTGGAAGCAGGCTCTCTGATTTTCCCtcagagaactctcagcactactaagcactcatctcaaccgactccacttctagcagagacttgggggctttcctccctctctcgcctcgcttgtatcccctactacgagcaccccgggtgcaagataatacagtgccctcgcacaccccctttgctggacgtacggccccgcggccggaaccaggataaaccgtgcgttactgtgattgcctcttgcatcatcatctgggacgaggaaacacgcagcatttactagttgggatccaggcccccgggtcgggacaccgacaataTATGACAACATGGCACATGTCACTATTCTTGAGTTTTAGATGATTCCTTTAGATTACATAAAAAGGCTAGTTAAAGTCATAGCATAGAGGATTCTAGAACAACAGCACTGTGTTCATTGAGTGAGCAAAGCATACCTTGTTGCATCAAAGCCTCCCATATAAGAATATCTTGATGCACTGATTCCTCCATCAGGCCCCTGACAGATGAGTATTTATCGGTCTAACATACAAAGGTTCAATGAACAAGgaaaaaaagaatgaaaagTAAGACCCACTTGAGCCCGTCGAAGTCCAAACTCAAGTAAATTCTTCGACTTTCCTGCTACAAGTCGGTGCCTTGCCGCATTTGTGGTAACTAGAGAGGCATAGTTGACCAGACTTAGAAATGGAGTTTCAAGAAGCTGGACAACCTGGGACAAACATCACAATCTCAATGTATGGGTAAACTGGAATACC
This window contains:
- the LOC120693266 gene encoding dnaJ homolog subfamily B member 14-like, coding for MEEAEKVYRFAEEHFVAGDLAGALRSAQNAKRLFASLPALQNAAAAYEVHAAVAAAARGGRNWYAVLGLPSDATHEDIKKQYKRLCLVLHPDKNRSAAADGAFKLLQQAWEALSARHPPGPASASKPSRAQPRRTYYAPPPRTPPSRAKTGCPGSRPPPPDWPSFGFTPPPEPDGSTFDLKAWRAAYARANGTIYCGHCDSESAAEGASHGKSGERCHSCGSRFSPPRRSRATPGTGAEPPPPPCGEVRRQRNAGEFTCPTPCTRTRHV
- the LOC120689827 gene encoding nicotinate phosphoribosyltransferase 1-like → MADAAANGDARGGAVPRPTNPMVTPLLTDLYQFTMAYAYWKAGKHLDSGVFDLYFRKNPFAGEFTIFGGLEECIRFIANFKITEEEIKFLRTVMPTCEDGFFEYLSSIDCSDVEVYAIPEGYVVFPKVPLMRIEGPVAVVQLLETPFLSLVNYASLVTTNAARHRLVAGKSKNLLEFGLRRAQGPDGGISASRYSYMGGFDATSNVAAGRLFGIPIRGTHSHAFVSSFMGLHEITDKALASSDSSNRCEDFVSLVQNWLIRIQDSSSLRGTFGETSQSELAAFTSYALAFPNSFLALVDTYDVMRSGVPNFCAVALALNDMGYKAVGIRLDSGDLAYLSVEIRKFFHAIEEDFGVVGFGKMSITASNDLNEETIDALNKQGHEVDAFGIGTYLVTCYAQAALGCVFKLVEINKQPRIKLSEDVTKVSIPCKKKCYRLYGKEGYPLVDIMTGEDEPSPKIGERLLCRHPFNESKRAYVVPQHVEELLKCYWPGNSSNSREELPSLHEIRTRCIQHLDRMRPDHMRRLNPTPYKVSVSAKLYDFIHFLWLNEAPVGELQ